In Brevibacillus brevis NBRC 100599, a single genomic region encodes these proteins:
- a CDS encoding WIAG-tail domain: MANVNRRKANKSLSKTFRQTMHELPLSYTSSPDREWMEDLELNLLESHLESSHRIPPISAATPKEQQNPIPKVPKQDLSSKQDSFSRQDSTSRQDSTSRRDLASRQDLPSKPDTSSKPDTPSKPDTSSKQNVSSKQNASSKQSSTANPNFYSKVIKDRNDDRVQSFVYTDDLTDQSVTTEKIANRAIDASKIKQGAVDNSILKDYAVDSSKLADKSVTSTKLAPHAVQRDHLGQGIVSGEHLLDYSISAQKLINHSITSEKLADKTIDSMKFADHSIQSKHIQEQAITNELIQDQSITSEKIKMGTIQTSNLANYVINTVKIEDGAVTGDKLRDGAVTSTKIDEDTIESQHIREGSIYHHHLTEELIDGSNISAGSITDHHIAFQAIYSQHLHPEAVTSDKVGPYAILTEHLDNNSVTAEKLAKESIGSTHLQAGSVLSSHLQDGMLTAKKIGDQQITSAKIADKAITADKLANRCVGEQHLLDESVSSRHLIDGTIRSEKLARRSVEEQHLTDRIIGGNHLREYIIQTQHLHDHLVTTSKLAPESVSTDKISDLSITTSKLGDAVITAPKIAKDAIKTRHLGRSAVTGEKIAEKAISSTHLNSHIIQADHLQGNTISKEKLQDGSVTREKIADQSIDASKLDSHSVHGAHVIKGSLDGTHIKEGTLKGSHLISKSITEQHLQNRIITQEKLAEDSVTGSKIASKAITTHHIANQSIDAEKLSFPVIETHNHIGVTLQQYGFVPFRLSATSKSTDVIVRLPQPFADTHYCMVAMTNQPGIYTSLKYTKRTAALITVFRNQEGQEATGLIHWIGIGVKGVDVPHEILDWSTERGQLEAEEVEEDHDFDEEDVDDKDTNDEDVEDEDMVDEDTDDEDVEDEDMVDEDTDEEDEEDMEDEDMIDEDTYDEDTYDEDREDAYMDEDDMDDHDTDEDEEDTDDSDLEQDYESSEEYDSEDDK, encoded by the coding sequence ATGGCCAATGTGAACCGGCGAAAAGCAAACAAAAGTCTGAGCAAAACCTTTAGGCAGACCATGCACGAGTTACCGCTCTCATATACATCATCACCCGATCGGGAGTGGATGGAAGACCTCGAATTAAATCTGCTTGAAAGTCATTTGGAGAGCAGTCACAGAATACCTCCCATCTCTGCTGCCACACCGAAAGAGCAACAAAACCCGATTCCCAAAGTACCGAAGCAGGACCTATCCTCCAAACAGGACTCGTTTTCCAGACAGGATTCAACTTCCAGACAGGATTCAACTTCCAGACGGGATTTAGCTTCCAGACAGGATTTACCTTCCAAACCGGATACGTCTTCCAAACCGGATACGCCTTCCAAACCGGATACGTCTTCCAAACAGAACGTATCTTCCAAACAAAACGCTTCCTCCAAACAGAGCTCAACTGCTAATCCGAACTTTTATTCGAAGGTCATCAAAGACCGAAATGATGATCGTGTCCAATCATTTGTCTATACAGACGACTTGACAGATCAATCGGTGACAACAGAAAAAATTGCGAACCGTGCCATTGACGCGTCCAAAATTAAGCAAGGCGCCGTGGATAATTCGATTTTGAAGGATTATGCCGTGGACAGCAGTAAACTCGCGGACAAGAGCGTAACTTCCACCAAACTCGCCCCGCATGCGGTACAGAGGGATCATCTGGGGCAGGGAATCGTAAGCGGCGAGCATTTGTTGGATTATTCGATTTCCGCGCAAAAATTGATCAACCATAGCATTACTTCCGAGAAGTTAGCCGATAAAACCATCGACTCGATGAAATTTGCCGATCACTCGATCCAGAGCAAGCATATTCAGGAGCAAGCGATCACGAATGAGTTGATTCAGGATCAATCCATTACCTCGGAAAAAATAAAGATGGGGACCATTCAAACAAGTAATCTCGCCAATTATGTGATCAACACAGTGAAGATTGAGGATGGAGCTGTCACAGGCGATAAATTACGCGATGGAGCTGTAACTTCGACGAAGATAGACGAAGATACAATTGAGTCTCAACATATTCGTGAAGGCTCCATTTACCATCATCATCTCACGGAAGAGCTAATAGATGGCAGCAACATTAGCGCTGGTAGCATCACAGATCATCACATTGCATTTCAGGCCATTTATAGCCAACATTTACATCCAGAAGCGGTGACCAGTGATAAAGTGGGGCCGTATGCGATATTGACTGAGCATTTGGACAACAACAGCGTCACGGCAGAAAAGCTCGCCAAAGAATCAATTGGCAGCACACATTTACAAGCTGGCAGTGTCCTATCGAGTCACTTGCAAGACGGGATGCTGACGGCTAAAAAAATTGGGGATCAACAAATTACCTCAGCCAAGATAGCTGATAAGGCCATCACTGCCGACAAATTGGCGAACAGGTGTGTAGGAGAGCAACACTTGCTCGATGAGAGCGTGAGTTCACGACATCTGATTGACGGAACCATTCGTTCAGAAAAGCTGGCAAGAAGATCTGTGGAAGAACAGCATTTGACTGACAGAATTATTGGGGGCAATCATCTACGCGAGTACATCATCCAGACCCAGCATTTGCATGACCACTTGGTGACCACCTCAAAATTGGCGCCGGAATCTGTTTCCACAGACAAAATCTCGGATCTTAGCATTACGACAAGCAAGCTTGGTGATGCTGTCATCACAGCGCCCAAAATAGCCAAAGATGCGATCAAGACCCGCCATTTGGGCAGATCAGCCGTGACGGGGGAAAAGATAGCGGAAAAAGCAATTTCATCTACACATCTCAACAGTCACATCATTCAAGCGGATCATCTCCAGGGTAACACCATTTCCAAGGAAAAATTACAGGACGGCAGTGTTACCCGAGAGAAAATAGCCGATCAGAGCATTGATGCGAGCAAGCTAGATAGCCATTCCGTTCATGGTGCTCATGTCATAAAAGGCAGCCTGGATGGAACACATATTAAGGAAGGAACGCTCAAAGGAAGTCATCTGATTAGCAAGAGCATAACAGAACAGCATTTGCAAAACCGGATCATTACGCAGGAAAAACTGGCAGAGGACTCCGTGACCGGTTCTAAAATTGCGTCCAAAGCTATCACTACGCATCACATTGCAAATCAGTCCATTGATGCGGAGAAATTATCCTTTCCGGTAATTGAGACGCATAATCATATTGGAGTAACCTTGCAACAATACGGTTTCGTCCCCTTCAGGCTTTCTGCCACAAGCAAGTCTACAGATGTGATTGTTCGATTGCCGCAGCCTTTTGCGGATACACATTATTGTATGGTGGCGATGACAAATCAACCGGGCATCTATACATCGCTCAAATACACGAAAAGGACTGCAGCGCTCATCACCGTATTTCGCAATCAGGAGGGGCAGGAAGCGACTGGTCTGATTCACTGGATCGGGATTGGAGTAAAAGGAGTAGATGTCCCACACGAAATATTGGATTGGTCAACAGAGAGGGGACAATTGGAGGCAGAAGAAGTCGAGGAAGATCACGACTTTGATGAGGAAGACGTGGATGACAAAGATACGAATGATGAAGATGTGGAAGATGAGGACATGGTCGACGAAGATACGGATGATGAAGATGTGGAAGATGAGGACATGGTCGACGAAGATACGGATGAGGAAGATGAGGAAGACATGGAAGATGAGGACATGATCGACGAAGATACGTATGACGAAGATACGTATGATGAAGACAGGGAAGATGCGTACATGGACGAGGATGACATGGACGATCACGACACGGATGAAGATGAAGAAGACACGGATGATAGTGACCTCGAGCAAGATTATGAAAGTAGTGAAGAATACGATAGCGAGGACGATAAATAA
- the asnS gene encoding asparagine--tRNA ligase produces MLTTIARIGQHVGQEVRLGCWLYNKRSSGKIQFLQLRDGSGFIQGVVVKAEVAEEVWENASQLTQESSLYITGSVRADDRAPSGYELTVTGVEIIQIAQEYPISLKEHGVDFLMDHRHLWLRSPRQRAVMAVRSEVIRAMYEFFHENGFVKVDPPILTPTSAEGTTNLFHTKYFDEDAYLSQSGQLYMEAAAMALGRVYSFGPTFRAEKSKTRRHLIEFWMIEPEMAFVDHEENLRIQEAFVSHVVQSVLKNCERELKTLERDTTKLQNVTGSFPRISYDDAIKLLQEKGSEIKWGDDFGAPDETMIADHFDKPVFITHYPTEIKAFYMKPHPERPEVVLCADMIAPEGYGEIIGGSQRIDDPELLEKRFAEHELSEEAYRWYMDLRKYGTVPHSGFGLGLERTIAWICGLDHVRETIPFPRMLNRLYP; encoded by the coding sequence ATGTTGACGACGATTGCCCGAATCGGGCAGCATGTTGGACAAGAAGTACGCCTGGGATGCTGGTTATACAACAAACGCAGCAGCGGCAAGATTCAATTTTTGCAGCTCCGCGACGGATCCGGCTTCATTCAAGGTGTAGTAGTAAAAGCGGAAGTAGCGGAAGAAGTGTGGGAGAATGCATCGCAGCTCACACAAGAAAGCTCACTTTACATAACTGGTTCAGTTCGTGCGGATGACCGTGCACCAAGCGGTTACGAACTGACAGTAACAGGTGTGGAAATTATTCAGATCGCCCAGGAATATCCGATTTCCTTGAAGGAACACGGTGTTGACTTCCTGATGGACCATCGCCACCTGTGGCTGCGTTCTCCACGTCAGCGTGCAGTCATGGCTGTGCGCTCCGAGGTGATTCGCGCCATGTATGAGTTCTTCCACGAGAACGGTTTCGTAAAAGTAGACCCGCCAATTTTGACACCGACCTCTGCGGAAGGTACCACCAACCTGTTCCATACCAAATATTTTGATGAGGATGCGTATCTCTCGCAGTCCGGCCAGCTTTATATGGAAGCAGCCGCTATGGCGTTAGGTCGCGTTTACTCTTTCGGACCAACTTTCCGTGCCGAGAAATCCAAGACACGTCGTCACTTGATCGAGTTCTGGATGATCGAGCCGGAGATGGCTTTCGTAGATCACGAAGAAAATCTGCGTATTCAGGAAGCGTTTGTTTCTCATGTGGTACAATCCGTATTGAAAAACTGTGAGCGCGAACTGAAAACGTTGGAGCGCGATACAACAAAACTGCAAAATGTAACGGGATCGTTCCCACGCATCTCTTATGATGATGCGATTAAACTCTTGCAGGAAAAAGGTAGCGAGATTAAATGGGGAGACGACTTCGGTGCACCGGATGAGACGATGATTGCGGACCATTTCGACAAGCCTGTTTTCATCACCCATTATCCTACCGAAATCAAGGCTTTCTACATGAAGCCACACCCCGAACGTCCAGAAGTGGTTCTGTGCGCGGATATGATCGCACCAGAAGGCTATGGTGAAATTATCGGGGGTAGCCAGCGGATTGATGATCCAGAACTGTTGGAGAAACGTTTTGCTGAGCATGAGCTTTCGGAAGAGGCTTATCGCTGGTATATGGACCTTCGCAAATACGGTACAGTTCCTCACTCCGGCTTCGGTTTGGGTCTGGAGCGTACCATTGCATGGATTTGCGGGCTGGATCATGTGCGTGAAACCATTCCATTCCCACGCATGCTGAATCGTCTCTATCCATAG
- a CDS encoding DnaD domain-containing protein, giving the protein MDSHILQLLQEGATSVSNLLLKMYKRMSLTDDEMMLLIHLLSFQQEGNRFPTLTELEERMSMTSRRLIQSLQKLLKEDWITIDEFIDPQTGMRHEQYNLTPLYKKLYQTWREQQADPRSIDPFMEVAVSLDAEPVAIYARFEQAFGRPLAPFELENIHMWTEQDGYQEDLILTALREAATVGKLHIRYIDRILLEWQKQQITTVEEARLYSLNFRRQANMRDHGQPL; this is encoded by the coding sequence ATGGACTCCCATATATTGCAATTGTTGCAAGAAGGAGCAACATCCGTCTCCAACCTTCTTTTGAAAATGTATAAGCGTATGTCATTGACTGATGACGAGATGATGCTTTTGATTCATCTGCTGTCCTTTCAGCAGGAAGGGAATCGATTCCCGACCTTAACAGAGCTGGAGGAACGCATGTCCATGACGAGCAGGAGATTGATTCAATCTCTTCAAAAGCTATTAAAAGAAGATTGGATTACGATAGATGAGTTTATCGATCCACAAACTGGTATGCGTCATGAGCAATATAATTTGACACCGTTGTACAAAAAGCTGTACCAGACCTGGCGGGAGCAGCAAGCAGACCCGAGAAGTATAGACCCTTTTATGGAAGTGGCCGTTTCTCTGGATGCCGAACCTGTTGCCATTTACGCTCGTTTTGAACAGGCATTTGGCCGCCCGCTAGCGCCGTTTGAATTGGAGAACATCCATATGTGGACCGAACAGGACGGCTATCAGGAAGACTTGATTTTGACCGCTTTGCGTGAGGCTGCAACCGTCGGCAAACTCCACATCCGCTATATTGACCGGATCTTGCTCGAATGGCAAAAGCAACAGATAACAACTGTAGAAGAAGCACGTCTTTACAGCTTGAACTTCCGCAGACAAGCAAATATGAGAGACCACGGGCAACCGCTTTGA
- a CDS encoding glycosyltransferase family 4 protein yields MNIAIISPGPFSVPPVKGSSVEHDIDEVTKMIEPMHNVTIYTRQCATYPTSSVEENRRFIRVPYQGPKPYLRRIIHHIKKNKPDVILVENRPIYVLTLKRHFPKIPVFVNMHSHVYGSQPIISKENMKRAVRLATGFITNSEFLRQHFIRTCKIPANKIHAVHLGVDVTPYQVAKIAVKKMRQELGLKPDDRILFYAGRLMRGKGVHVLIKAFRQVSKQDPKAKLVIVGGTGYGSNRLNPYVRELKRLAKPLGEKVRFVNFVPSAKMPLYYQIGDVVATPSVWKEAFCRVNLEAMAAGKPVISTPRGGIREVVAHEKSGFIIPPKDWEKGLPAVWELLWSSPAVRNEMGKQALQRAKFFSWYATAQGYLNVFESVVPTQIEEKQQLLKTG; encoded by the coding sequence ATGAACATCGCGATTATTAGTCCAGGTCCCTTTTCTGTACCACCGGTCAAAGGAAGCTCGGTCGAACACGATATTGACGAGGTCACAAAGATGATCGAGCCCATGCATAACGTGACGATCTACACTCGTCAATGTGCGACCTACCCAACCTCATCCGTGGAAGAAAATCGGCGGTTCATTCGTGTCCCCTATCAAGGGCCAAAGCCATATTTGCGCCGGATTATTCATCATATCAAGAAAAACAAGCCAGATGTCATTCTTGTGGAAAACAGACCGATCTATGTTCTCACATTAAAACGCCATTTTCCCAAGATCCCAGTCTTTGTGAATATGCACTCTCATGTATACGGGTCACAGCCGATCATCAGCAAGGAAAATATGAAGCGTGCCGTTCGACTGGCAACAGGTTTTATTACGAACAGTGAATTTTTACGTCAACATTTTATTCGGACGTGCAAGATTCCTGCCAATAAAATCCATGCAGTTCACCTCGGAGTCGATGTCACACCTTATCAGGTTGCAAAAATAGCGGTCAAAAAAATGCGTCAAGAACTCGGATTGAAGCCAGATGATCGCATCTTGTTTTATGCCGGACGACTTATGCGCGGCAAAGGGGTACATGTGCTGATCAAAGCCTTTCGCCAGGTGAGCAAACAAGACCCGAAAGCCAAACTCGTGATTGTGGGGGGGACGGGATACGGCAGCAATCGCCTAAATCCGTATGTTCGAGAGCTCAAACGACTTGCGAAGCCCTTGGGGGAAAAGGTGCGCTTCGTCAATTTCGTCCCATCCGCAAAAATGCCGCTTTACTACCAAATTGGGGATGTCGTAGCCACACCGTCTGTTTGGAAAGAAGCGTTTTGCCGTGTCAATTTAGAGGCAATGGCTGCCGGAAAGCCTGTCATTTCCACTCCACGTGGCGGCATTCGTGAAGTCGTTGCCCACGAGAAAAGTGGCTTTATCATCCCGCCAAAAGATTGGGAAAAAGGATTGCCTGCTGTGTGGGAGTTGTTGTGGAGTTCGCCAGCCGTCCGGAATGAAATGGGCAAACAGGCTCTGCAACGAGCAAAGTTTTTTTCTTGGTATGCAACTGCGCAAGGCTATCTGAACGTATTTGAATCAGTCGTTCCAACACAAATAGAAGAGAAACAGCAGCTTTTAAAAACTGGTTAA
- a CDS encoding glucose-1-phosphate thymidylyltransferase produces the protein MKGLILCAGRGTRLHPFSYSQPKTLLPVANHPVLHYCIRKLREVGIQDIGIVIHPSQSQIPPMVGDGSQFGATITFIKQEVPLGIAHAVQLAQPFLQDEPFILLLGDNLLMDSLHGLTKAFTKGKSDGVVMLSKVERPQDYGIAEVQKGRLISVEEKPRQPKSNLAVIGAYLFTPPIFESIATLQPSPRGELEITDAIQSMINRGFKLAHSVTNGKYSDVGTIDRWLEANQWMLTRELGNQHQIGKGTVVKNSKITGPVRIGDDCVIENCQIGPYVSIQNGVSLRNCSYIENSILLENSSLLDIAWKITNSVFGRSSMMTGQSSNSTGVFIVSDKSSICIPAVKREDV, from the coding sequence GTGAAAGGGTTAATCTTGTGTGCTGGACGTGGGACGCGACTGCACCCCTTTTCCTATTCGCAGCCGAAAACCCTCCTCCCTGTGGCCAATCACCCGGTCTTACACTATTGCATTCGCAAACTGCGTGAAGTGGGCATTCAAGACATTGGCATCGTGATACATCCTTCTCAATCACAAATTCCTCCCATGGTGGGCGATGGTAGTCAATTCGGGGCTACCATTACGTTTATCAAGCAGGAGGTACCATTGGGAATTGCCCATGCTGTCCAGCTAGCGCAACCGTTTTTGCAAGACGAACCGTTTATCTTGCTACTAGGTGATAATTTATTGATGGATTCGCTTCACGGGCTTACAAAAGCGTTTACGAAAGGAAAATCTGACGGTGTCGTGATGCTAAGTAAAGTGGAGAGACCACAGGATTATGGGATCGCAGAAGTACAAAAAGGACGACTAATCTCTGTAGAGGAGAAGCCACGTCAGCCAAAGAGCAACCTGGCAGTGATTGGTGCATACCTGTTTACGCCACCTATTTTCGAGTCGATTGCTACCCTACAACCATCTCCCCGAGGCGAACTAGAAATAACGGATGCGATTCAATCGATGATAAATCGCGGATTCAAATTGGCTCACTCCGTCACTAACGGGAAATATTCGGATGTGGGAACCATCGATCGCTGGCTGGAGGCCAACCAGTGGATGCTTACGAGGGAGCTAGGCAATCAACATCAAATTGGCAAAGGAACGGTTGTGAAAAATTCGAAGATTACGGGTCCCGTACGAATCGGTGATGATTGTGTGATTGAAAATTGCCAAATCGGACCGTACGTCTCGATCCAAAATGGCGTAAGCTTGAGAAATTGCTCGTATATCGAAAATAGTATTTTACTGGAAAACAGCTCGCTGCTAGACATTGCTTGGAAAATAACAAACAGTGTTTTCGGACGCTCATCGATGATGACGGGTCAATCTTCTAACAGTACAGGAGTCTTCATTGTCAGCGACAAATCGTCCATTTGCATTCCGGCAGTCAAGAGGGAGGACGTATGA
- a CDS encoding glycosyltransferase family 2 protein, with protein sequence MNPTFTVVIPTYNRAKFIRKAIKSVLNQTSKDWKLLIIDDASTDRTRSKIEKYMYHPNIMYHRMEQNSGIGKVMNKALSMVDTPYLVQLDSDDWLPKRTLAVLKKYIHKSRKSTALFYGNMNIWKVRHGKYTKSIKVKHKTFHNKYQFLKYNRWMVSPRCYRVEALHQVGGWDTSDRYEGRIMEDRRIILRLIEKYRVRYINQILYNRTKHKGQLTDSKMKFRRNYLRKKTFKYYLNRWGKKYKAIYGYKDGYLVIRRLKKVRRRRR encoded by the coding sequence ATGAATCCGACCTTTACTGTAGTCATTCCGACATACAATCGCGCCAAGTTTATTCGCAAAGCCATCAAAAGCGTCTTGAATCAAACCTCAAAGGATTGGAAGCTGCTGATCATTGACGATGCGTCCACCGATCGCACCAGAAGTAAAATTGAAAAATATATGTATCACCCAAACATTATGTATCATCGAATGGAACAAAATTCTGGGATCGGCAAAGTCATGAATAAGGCATTGTCAATGGTGGATACCCCTTATCTCGTACAACTCGATTCTGATGACTGGTTACCGAAACGAACGCTGGCTGTACTTAAAAAGTACATTCACAAAAGCAGGAAAAGCACGGCTCTTTTCTATGGGAACATGAACATCTGGAAAGTTCGGCATGGAAAATATACCAAGTCGATTAAGGTGAAGCACAAGACATTTCATAATAAATACCAGTTTCTGAAGTACAATCGCTGGATGGTTTCTCCACGTTGCTATCGCGTAGAAGCTCTACATCAAGTGGGTGGTTGGGATACCTCGGATCGATACGAGGGAAGGATTATGGAGGATCGGCGAATCATTTTGCGATTAATTGAAAAGTATCGGGTGAGGTACATCAACCAAATCCTTTACAACCGGACGAAGCATAAAGGTCAGCTCACGGATAGCAAGATGAAGTTCCGCCGAAATTATTTAAGAAAAAAAACATTCAAATATTATCTGAATAGGTGGGGCAAAAAGTACAAGGCCATCTATGGTTACAAGGACGGTTATTTAGTCATTAGAAGGCTCAAGAAAGTGAGGCGTCGGAGGCGATGA
- a CDS encoding NAD-dependent epimerase/dehydratase family protein codes for MKKALVTGCAGFIGSHLTQRLLNDGVTVIGIDGFIDNYDVAAKLRNLAEIGKHPAFTFHSTTLQTGRWDSWLENVDAVFHLAALPGVRNSWGKSFADYVSHNILATQELLEACLQRPKPPVIVVSSSSSVYGTMQGIVTNENAPLRPVSPYGVTKEAMEQICSVYVKAYGLPVTMLRYFTVYGPRQRPDMAFHRFFRQMMKGEQVIVYGDGQQSRDFTYVTDAVEANLLAAQHAVPGDIFNVGGDREIKLIDVLSIMGTLMNLTPRITYQNGPAGDSLRTCADIQFAQQRLGYKPKVTLEEGLRHQLAEIRSQSKG; via the coding sequence ATGAAGAAAGCTCTTGTCACCGGCTGTGCAGGTTTTATTGGGTCTCATTTGACGCAGCGATTGTTGAACGATGGCGTAACAGTCATCGGGATAGACGGGTTCATCGATAACTACGATGTAGCTGCGAAATTACGTAATCTGGCCGAAATAGGAAAGCACCCTGCCTTCACCTTCCACTCGACAACGCTTCAGACGGGGCGTTGGGACAGTTGGCTCGAGAACGTCGATGCTGTTTTTCACCTCGCTGCCTTGCCGGGTGTGAGAAACAGCTGGGGAAAATCCTTTGCTGATTATGTTAGCCATAATATTTTGGCCACACAAGAATTGCTGGAGGCTTGCTTGCAAAGACCGAAGCCACCTGTCATCGTGGTCTCGTCCTCCTCTTCGGTTTACGGGACGATGCAAGGGATCGTAACGAATGAAAATGCGCCGCTTCGCCCAGTTTCCCCCTATGGAGTGACCAAGGAAGCGATGGAGCAAATCTGCTCGGTTTATGTGAAAGCTTATGGACTCCCGGTTACCATGCTTCGCTACTTTACGGTATACGGTCCCAGACAGCGTCCGGATATGGCTTTCCATCGTTTCTTTCGCCAAATGATGAAAGGCGAGCAGGTCATCGTCTATGGTGATGGTCAGCAATCACGAGACTTTACGTATGTGACAGACGCGGTAGAGGCGAATCTGCTGGCTGCACAGCATGCTGTTCCTGGTGACATTTTTAATGTGGGGGGAGATCGGGAAATCAAGCTCATCGATGTGCTATCCATCATGGGCACGTTAATGAATCTGACCCCTCGCATCACGTATCAAAATGGGCCCGCAGGTGACTCTCTACGAACCTGTGCGGACATCCAATTTGCCCAACAACGCTTGGGATACAAACCAAAAGTGACGCTAGAAGAGGGTCTTCGCCATCAATTAGCAGAGATTCGTTCGCAATCGAAGGGGTAA
- a CDS encoding glycosyltransferase encodes MHRVLVYRRKFLPKSETFIYEQLLGHQVVKPVVLTRQRAFNRKQFPYSPVYVRKHMAGLSTWLRRKNFKCLHARFGPAGLELLPYAQKSKLPLITSFHGFDATKRVKENPVYRRSLMRLFRKGQAFTVVSNHMRKRLIRLGCPPSKITLIRSGIDLRKFPMLPPQPVDHGEYRLLSVGRLTEKKGMDTLIKAFTHVHKKYPKAKLIIVGDGEEKKKLKRLIKKNRLGTQVVLKGALPHREVQRELAKCHLFIIACKTARNGNQEGIPNVIMEAMASGRPVISTYHAGIPELVENKVTGYLVPEKSPTALGKMINRVLTESHEWTQITTEARLKVEKNHDIHKQRMKLEELYLRVSKK; translated from the coding sequence ATGCATCGGGTCCTCGTTTATCGCAGAAAGTTTCTTCCCAAGAGTGAAACATTCATTTACGAGCAATTGCTTGGACATCAAGTGGTCAAACCCGTCGTGTTGACCCGACAGCGAGCCTTTAATCGAAAACAATTTCCTTATTCGCCGGTCTATGTGCGCAAGCATATGGCCGGCCTCTCCACTTGGCTGCGACGAAAAAATTTTAAATGCCTGCATGCCCGTTTTGGCCCTGCCGGGTTAGAATTGCTTCCTTATGCACAAAAAAGCAAGCTCCCCCTGATCACTTCCTTTCACGGCTTTGATGCGACTAAGCGTGTAAAAGAAAATCCAGTGTACAGACGGTCCCTTATGCGTCTCTTTCGAAAGGGCCAGGCTTTTACAGTCGTCAGTAATCACATGAGAAAGCGCTTGATTCGTCTCGGCTGTCCTCCGTCCAAAATTACCCTTATCCGCTCGGGAATTGATTTGCGCAAATTTCCCATGCTGCCGCCACAGCCCGTGGATCATGGGGAGTACCGATTGTTAAGCGTAGGGAGACTGACTGAAAAAAAGGGGATGGATACGCTAATCAAGGCGTTTACGCACGTGCATAAAAAATATCCCAAGGCGAAGCTAATCATCGTCGGTGATGGAGAAGAAAAAAAGAAGCTCAAACGACTGATTAAGAAAAACAGGCTAGGCACACAAGTCGTGCTCAAAGGAGCTCTGCCACATCGTGAAGTCCAGCGCGAACTGGCCAAGTGCCATTTGTTCATCATCGCATGCAAGACAGCGCGAAATGGCAACCAAGAGGGAATTCCCAATGTCATCATGGAAGCGATGGCGAGCGGACGCCCTGTCATTTCCACCTATCACGCGGGGATTCCGGAGCTGGTTGAAAACAAAGTGACGGGGTATCTGGTTCCGGAGAAATCACCGACTGCGCTCGGGAAAATGATAAACCGTGTACTAACAGAAAGTCACGAGTGGACACAGATCACGACAGAGGCTCGACTGAAAGTAGAAAAAAACCATGACATCCATAAGCAACGGATGAAGCTAGAAGAGCTCTATTTGCGTGTGTCGAAAAAATGA